One region of Armigeres subalbatus isolate Guangzhou_Male chromosome 3, GZ_Asu_2, whole genome shotgun sequence genomic DNA includes:
- the LOC134227265 gene encoding protein amnionless, translated as MDTLIWLLIIIVSINYSFGTKLWRNNLDFNDRSNWQSNELPKSGQSIQYPAKLNALVELPTSFSVGSLILPTTGAVLVPETDFSLHFESDHRHRETTVFKTPARKPYYSTANWKAVDNSGKAVSGPNGATPHLERIPCQYEAVLFGKIPSPIDLQYHSAIEVKEINYGGAKGLDEFRRFLVSDLGQYVFYNGEETLVTEGKCSSPEKCPCQPEWVLEAVCANEVCPVPHCLSPIVPKGHCCAICGSVLSVDLGNFVENFDFNDFSRKLARKITSAEVDQSEVEYHISVENYALQLVIIDREEYSEQSVDLMKSLEPYFVMRFQNGHKIVHAGHPHIPYQSGQLFLVIFVSLLAISIFFTILYAYYYDDKVVPRLTAVIRNRTFFSSPFVFARFDPNNAHDDSTVDINFNPSGIENLNSSFNNPMFEENDKDAASSSKAAEHNVEKESYVDVELDMSK; from the exons ATGGATACATTAATTTGGCTGTTAATCATTATTGTGTCGATTAACTATTCCTTTGGAACGAAGCTGTGGCGAAATAATCTGGACTTCAACGATCGATCCAATTGGCAATCAAATGAATTGCCAAAATCCGGTCAATCTATCCAATATCCCGCCAAGCTCAATGCACTAGTTGAACTACCAACTAGTTTTAGTGTTGGGTCGTTGATTCTACCCACCACTGGAGCAGTTCTCGTTCCAGAAACGGATTTTTCATTGCACTTTGAAAGTGACCACAGACATCGTGAAACAACAGTCTTTAAAACCCCAGCTCGGAAACCGTACTATTCTACTGCAAACTGGAAGGCTGTGGACAACTCTGGAAAGGCTGTTTCTGGACCGAACGGTGCCACCCCTCATCTGGAGCGAATTCCTTGTCAGTATGAGGCCGTGTTATTCGGAAAAATACCTTCACCGATTGATTTGCAATATCATTCTGCTATCGAAGTTAAGGAAATCAATTACGGAGGAGCAAAAGGACTTGACGAGTTTCGTCGCTTCTTGGTGTCGGATCTGGGCCAGTACGTTTTCTATAACGGAGAAGAAACCTTGGTAACAGAAGGTAAATGTAGCAGTCCTGAAAAATGCCCCTGTCAACCGGAATGGGTCCTCGAAGCCGTTTGTGCCAACGAGGTATGTCCAGTTCCGCACTGTTTGAGTCCTATTGTGCCGAAAGGCCATTGTTGTGCTATATGCGGAAGCGTGCTCTCGGTGGATTTGGGAAATTTTGTGGAGAACTTTGATTTTAATGACTTCTCCCGGAAATTGGCTCGTAAAATTACATCGGCGGAGGTGGATCAGTCCGAGGTGGAGTATCACATAAGTGTTGAAAATTATGCACTTCAGCTGGTGATCATCGACAGAGAAGAGTATTCAGAGCAAAGCGTTGATTTAATGAAAAGTTTGGAGCCTTATTTTGTGATGCGGTTTCAAAACG GACATAAAATAGTTCATGCAGGTCACCCTCATATACCGTATCAAAGTGGCCAACTGTTTCTAGTGATATTCGTTTCACTGTTAgcgatttcaatttttttcactatcTTGTACGCTTACTACTACGACGACAAAGTAGTTCCTCGTCTTACAGCCGTTATTCGAAACAGAACATTTTTCTCATCACCGTTTGTATTTGCTCGATTCGATCCTAACAACGCTCATGATGACTCAACGGTGGATATCAATTTCAACCCGTCcggaattgaaaatttgaactcTTCTTTTAACAATCCAATGTTTGAAGAGAATGATAAAGATGCGGCATCGTCTTCCAAAGCAGCGGAACATAATGTAGAAAAAGAGTCGTATGTGGATGTTGAATTGGATATGAGTAAATGA